The Medicago truncatula cultivar Jemalong A17 chromosome 4, MtrunA17r5.0-ANR, whole genome shotgun sequence genome includes a region encoding these proteins:
- the LOC25493907 gene encoding truncated transcription factor CAULIFLOWER A, which translates to MGRGRVQLKRIENKINRQVTFSKRRSGLLKKAQEISVLCDAEVALIIFSTKGKLFEYSSDPCMEKILERYERCSYMERQLVTSEQSPNENWVLEHAKLKARMEVLQRNQRNFMGEDLDGLGLKELQSLEQQLDSALKQIRSRKNQVMYESISELQKKDKALQEHNNMLTKKIKEKEKELQNSVEVTPIETQPLESMNTTGSGSLQANCNEETAAQTRGGAILPSWMIRPINE; encoded by the exons ATGGGGAGGGGAAGAGTGCAGTTGAAGAGGATTgagaacaagatcaatagacaAGTCACTTTTTCAAAGAGAAGGTCTGGTTTGTTGAAGAAAGCACAAGAGATCTCTGTTCTTTGTGATGCTGAAGTTGCTCTCATTATTTTCTCTACTAAAGGCAAGCTTTTTGAATACTCCAGCGATCCTTG TATGGAAAAAATTCTTGAACGATATGAAAGATGTTCGTATATGGAGAGGCAACTTGTTACAAGTGAGCAGTCACCAAAT GAAAATTGGGTTCTAGAGCACGCAAAACTCAAGGCTAGGATGGAAGTGCTTCAGAGAAATCAAAG GAATTTTATGGGAGAAGACTTGGATGGTTTAGGTCTCAAAGAGCTTCAAAGTTTGGAACAACAACTTGATTCAGCTCTCAAACAAATTAGATCACGGAAG AACCAAGTTATGTATGAATCTATTTCAGAACTTCAGAAAAAG GATAAGGCCCTCCAAGAACATAACAACATGCTCACCAAGAAG ATAAAGGAAAAAGAGAAGGAACTGCAAAATAGTGTGGAGGTGACTCCAATTGAAACACAACCATTGGAATCCATGAATACTACAGG ATCAGGGTCCCTACAAGCGAATTGCAATGAAGAAACAGCAGCACAAACAAGAGGTGGTGCCATTCTTCCGTCTTGGATGATTCGTCCTATAAATGAATAG